One window of Trifolium pratense cultivar HEN17-A07 linkage group LG5, ARS_RC_1.1, whole genome shotgun sequence genomic DNA carries:
- the LOC123883607 gene encoding uncharacterized protein LOC123883607 isoform X7, which translates to MASILCDLVKKYVDKLIDGAIAEARYVFCFTCIVKKFEEERTTLEPQRITIEQRVKDARERDKDIKAIVGSWEKDIDELNQVDTKTKQTCFFGFCPNCIWRYKKGKELSNNLEKIKQLKGEKFENIELPRPVPGVERYSSKDYISFESRESKYKELLDALKDDNNYITGLQGMGGTGKTTMAKEVGKELKQSEIFAYVVDTTVSFTPDIKKIQDDIAGSLRLEWGGCNEPDRPKKLWSRLTNGDKILVILDDVWDRGLPLDFDAIGIPKQDTHKGCRVLVTSRNQETFNNMDCDKIIELGLLSEEEAWIMFKMYAKISDSTSQKLIDKGRKIAKECKRLPVAISVIASSLKGHQHREHKWDVTLKSLKKPVSMHGVDDDKVGIYNLLKISYDNLKDEKAKGLFLLCSVFREDEENSIEVITRLCIGVGLLGEDYGSYDDARNLVVLAKDKLVDSCLLLEGGEKCLKLHDLVREAAQWIANKEIQCVKLFDEKQKSLVEKQTNIKYLLCEGKCKDLFSLEFDRLKLETLIVKVDREEEDKCIKVPDSFFENVIRLRVLNFSGIHFSQSLSLPPAIQLLTNIRSMSFDHVDLGDISILGKLQRLETLDLDTCKVNELPNQITELKKFKLLKLEDCEIRMNNPFEVIERCSSLEELYFKYSFNEFCKEIALPELKRYHIHGRSSFYSEGQSRFSKYVVFRGDEKCQFSKGTLKYCMQTAEALFLEGIKGEWRNLMPEIFPLEHGMNDLVELHLDRISQLRCLIDTIGSHVPILSNLVVLELENMENLEQLFNGKLNLCNLKRITLKNCPMLISILPFLSAKDLPALEAIRIRKCDGLQYVFGQSQHVELVSLTELELSELPNFIGIFEECVKGSSSTSKAQIQLDPMRDRDQPHDCSVASESNSYGLNIWERLGIQSKILCNIKEIVLTHFPKMKSVFILSIDLIMQLETLRIEKCDELKHIIIDTGYHNIGGNICVNVFPKLKKLYVEDCAQLEYIFGHDTSDHQNDMGIQLHLPELRYLHLASLPSLIAMCPKQYRITYPCLKYLCIWKCSQDNTIIKELSGNIDLFLTLETLDVFNSNVESIFSLNEIDEQQLDLALRYITLIDLPMMTCLFVGPKNSFSLKNLTRITIMRCDKLKIAFSTSILRFLPQLRILRIEECNELEHIIEDDLENKNNSTTCFPKLELLTVRKCNKLKFVFSSSMLRVLPMLLYLTIEECKELEHIIEDDLENKNNSTTCFPKLKSLAVRNCNKLKFVFSTSVLRVLPQLRDLTIEDCKELEHIIEDDLENKNNSTTCFPKLQALLIIKCNKLKFVFPFSVCKEVPELTFLMITEANELEKIFKSEDDQKVDIPNLNVLVFDMLPSLCCAQGNQFQAVKNRFVRDCHQLKLTSASTTNTFIEIEKLCYIIDYDLQEKVVDLFKQGTTKDFDTESKLASVEIVENAGIEQLPSAKITEDFELPVDQGDPSQKVEDLAILPTNSKKLQNEQSLGETDTTVQSSQLEGSTSEKTAVATVSSISRTKNEPPMQVVTSKQKGIEIEGTSKTNNDQASLNGDALMKVNSYVEEQFSKDDEIIVSKSEPSPSITSSVASKGDPSQKLEDLAILPTNSKIQMKQTPKAEHEFVKNVMDLAILPTNSEELLNEKSLGETDTIIKPSQVNNLDGSTSEKTAVATMSTISGTKNEPPIQVVASKQKGLQGIEVEIEGVSKTNNDQVSPNGDALMKVNSNVEEQFSKDDELIVSKSKPSSPMPSMPSKGNPSQKVELSSSLLVKRELDELVSKNHLKYKNLSLLSDFLVANPSVCLKDTSLSNRYKGCAYKSLAKLLKFLKTHSLLEVSGSSHSEFVELLQDARSFAFDKEWLDGVERRALFPEIQVFPDAMEKLLDSKKKITKNVEDLKHQLTSSEADLESIIQQEAILSAPIGY; encoded by the exons ATGGCAAGTATCCTCTGTGATTTGGTGAAGAAATATGTGGACAAATTGATTGATGGCGCAATAGCAGAAGCACGTTATGTATTTTGCTTTACATGCATTGTTaagaaatttgaagaagaaagaactaCGTTGGAACCACAAAGGATAACTATCGAGCAACGTGTCAAAGATGCAAGAGAAAGAGATAAAGATATTAAAGCTATAGTTGGTTCTTGGGAAAAAGATATTGATGAGCTCAATCAAGTggacacaaaaacaaaacaaacatgtttttttggattttgtccTAATTGTATCTGGCGATATAAAAAGGGAAAGGAGTTATCAAATAACTTGGAGAAGATCAAACAACTAAAGGGagagaaatttgaaaatattgaacTTCCTCGCCCTGTTCCAGGTGTTGAACGCTATTCATCCAAAGATTACATTTCTTTTGAAAGTAGAGAGTCAAAATACAAAGAACTGTTGGATGCATTAAAAGATGACAATAACTATATAACCGGATTGCAAGGGATGGGGGGCACCGGAAAGACAACAATGGCCAAAGAAGTGGGTAAAGAGTTAAAGCAATCTGAAATATTTGCTTATGTCGTTGATACGACCGTGTCATTTACTcctgatataaaaaaaattcaagatgaTATTGCTGGATCTTTAAGACTGGAATGGGGGGGTTGTAATGAACCAGACCGACCCAAAAAACTATGGAGTAGATTAACAAATGGTGACAAAATTCTTGTGATACTGGATGATGTGTGGGATCGAGGCCTGCCTCTTGATTTTGATGCAATAGGAATTCCAAAACAAGACACACACAAAGGTTGTAGAGTTCTTGTAACCTCGCGTAATCAAGAAACTTTCAACAACATGGACTGTGATAAGATAATTGAATTGGGTCTTTTATCAGAAGAAGAAGCGTGGATCATGTTCAAAATGTATGCCAAGATAAGTGATAGCACCTCTCAAAAATTGATCGATAAGGGACGTAAAATTGCAAAGGAATGCAAACGATTACCTGTTGCAATTTCAGTTATCGCCAGTAGCTTAAAGGGCCACCAACATCGAGAGCACAAATGGGATGTGACATTGAAATCCTTGAAGAAGCCTGTATCCATGCATGGTGTTGATGATGATAAGGTTGGAATTTATAACTTGTTGAAGATTAGCTATGATAATTTGAAGGATGAAAAAGCCAAGGGGTTGTTTCTCTTATGTTCGGTTTTccgagaagatgaagaaaattctATTGAAGTTATAACAAGACTTTGCATAGGTGTGGGCCTTTTGGGGGAAGATTATGGTAGCTACGATGATGCTCGAAACCTAGTAGTTCTAGCCAAAGACAAGCTCGTAGATTCTTGTTTGTTGTTGGAGGGCGGTGAAAAATGTCTAAAACTGCATGATTTGGTCCGAGAAGCAGCTCAATGGATAGCGAACAAAGAGATTCAATGTGTAAAATTGTTTGATGAAAAGCAAAAGTCATTGGTTGAAAAGCAgacaaatatcaaatatttattATGTGAAGGGAAGTGCAAGGATTTATTTTCCTTGGAATTTGATAGATTGAAACTTGAGACTTTAATTGTCAAGGTGGATAGAGAAGAAGAGGATAAATGTATAAAAGTACCAGATTCTTTCTTTGAAAATGTTATCAGGCTCcgtgttttgaatttttcagGCATTCATTTCAGCCAATCTTTATCATTACCACCTGCAATTCAGTTATTGACAAATATTCGATCTATGTCGTTTGATCATGTTGATTTAGGTGATATCTCTATTTTGGGAAAACTACAGAGACTTGAGACTCTTGATTTGGATACATGCAAAGTCAATGAATTGCCAAACCAAATTACAGAACTGAAGAAGTTTAAATTGTTGAAATTGGAAGATTGTGAAATAAGAATGAATAATCCATTTGAAGTTATTGAAAGATGCTCATCACTTGAAGAGTTGTATTTCAAATATAGtttcaatgaattttgtaaGGAAATAGCCTTACCTGAGTTGAAAAGATATCATATCCATGGTAGAAGTTCCTTTTATTCGGAAGGACAATCCAGGTTTTCCAAATATGTTGTGTTTCGTGGTGATGAAAAGTGTCAATTTTCAAAAGGAACACTCAAGTACTGCATGCAAACAGCAGAGGCTCTTTTTCTAGAAGGAATTAAGGGGGAATGGAGAAATCTCATGCCTGAGATTTTTCCTTTAGAACACGGTATGAATGATCTTGTTGAACTTCATTTGGATCGGATTTCACAACTACGGTGCCTCATTGACACCATTGGTTCTCATGTACCGATCTTGTCCAACTTGGTTGTACTAGAACTGGAAAACATGGAAAATTTGGAACAACTATTCAATGGTAAGCTAAACCTCTGCAATCTAAAGAGAATCACACTTAAGAATTGCCCTATGTTAATTTCTATACTACCTTTCCTCTCTGCTAAAGACCTTCCAGCACTAGAAGCTATCAGAATAAGAAAATGTGATGGATTGCAATATGTGTTTGGTCAATCTCAACATGTTGAACTGGTTTCACTAACTGAATTGGAGCTCTCTGAATTACCAAACTTCATTGGTATTTTTGAAGAATGTGTGAAGGGATCATCTTCCACTTCCAAAGCACAAATACAATTGGATCCTATGCGTGATAGGGATCAACCGCATGACTGCTCAGTGGCATCG GAATCAAATTCATATGGCCTTAACATATGGGAACGTCTTGGAATACAATCAAAGATCCTCTGCAATATTAAAGAGATTGTGCTGACTCATTTTCCGAAGATGAAATCAGTATTTATCCTATCTATTGATCTAATAATGCAGTTGGAAACTTTGAGAATTGAGAAATGTGATGAACTGAAGCACATAATAATAGATACTGGATATCATAACATTGGTGGCAACATCTGTGTCAATGTCTTCCCAAAATTGAAAAAGCTCTATGTTGAAGATTGTGCTCAATTGGAATACATATTTGGACATGACACTAGTGATCATCAAAACGATATGGGGATTCAGCTTCATCTTCCGGAATTGAGATATCTCCATCTTGCCAGTCTGCCAAGTTTGATCGCCATGTGTCCCAAACAATATCGAATAACATATCCTTGTTTGAAATATCTTTGTATCTGGAAATGTTCCCAGGATAATACAATCATTAAG GAATTGAGTGGGAACATTGATCTTTTTCTCACTTTGGAAACACTCGACGTATTCAATTCCAATGTAGAAAGTATATTTTCCCTGAATGAAATTGATGAACAGCAACTGGACTTAGCTTTGCGATACATTACCTTGATTGATCTGCCTATGATGACTTGTCTTTTTGTGGGTCCCAAAAATTCATTTTCCCTCAAAAACCTTACACGCATAACAATCATGCGATGTGacaaattgaaaattgcatTCTCCACTTCCATTTTAAGATTTCTACCACAGTTGCGTATTTTAAGAATAGAAGAATGCAACGAGTTGGAACATATTATTGAAGATGATTTGGAGaataaaaacaattcaacaacaTGCTTCCCAAAGCTAGAACTTCTTACTGTTAGAAAGTGCAACAAgttgaaatttgttttctcCTCTTCCATGTTAAGAGTTCTACCAATGTTGCTTTATTTAACAATAGAAGAATGCAAAGAGTTGGAACATATTATTGAAGATGATTTGGAGaataaaaacaattcaacaacaTGCTTCCCAAAGCTAAAAAGTCTTGCTGTTAGAAATTGCAACAAgttgaaatttgttttctcCACTTCCGTGTTAAGAGTTCTACCACAGTTGCGTGATTTAACAATAGAAGATTGCAAAGAGTTGGAACATATTATTGAAGATGATTTGGAGAATAAAAACAATTCAACTACATGCTTCCCAAAGCTACAAGCACTTCTTATTATAAAGTGCAACAAGTTGAAATTTGTCTTTCCATTCTCTGTATGTAAAGAGGTTCCCGAGCTAACTTTTCTGATGATAACAGAAGCAAATGAGTTAGAGAAAATATTCAAAAGTGAAGATGATCAGAAAGTTGATATTCCAAATCTAAATGTTTTAGTATTTGATATGCTGCCAAGCCTCTGTTGTGCTCAGGGAAATCAATTCCAGGCTGTAAAAAATCGCTTCGTGCGGGATTGTCATCAACTCAAACTGACTTCAGCATCAACAACCAACACCTTCATAGAAATTGAAAAGTTATGTTACATCATAG ATTATGATTTGCAGGAGAAAGTGGTAGATCTATTTAAACAGGGAACCACCAAAGATTTTGATACCGAGTCGAAGTTAGCAAGTgttgaaattgttgaaaatGCTGGGATTGAACAACTGCCAAGTGCAAAAATCACTGAAGATTTTGAACTACCAGTTGATCAag GGGATCCTTCTCAAAAAGTAGAAGATTTAGCAATACTACCAACAAACTCAAAA AAGTTGCAGAATGAACAATCACTTGGAGAAACTGATACTACAGTCCAATCTTCTCaa TTGGAGGGATCAACATCAGAAAAAACAGCAGTTGCAACTGTGTCTTCCATttcaagaacaaagaatgaGCCACCAATGCAAGTAGTTACGTCTAAACAAAAG GGTATTGAGATAGAAGGAACTTCTAAGACTAATAATGATCAAG CTTCTCTAAATGGCGATGCTTTGATGAAAGTAAACTCATATGTTGAGGAACAATTTTCTAAGGATGATGAAATAATAGTTTCCAAATCTGAACCCTCTCCGAGCATCACATCTTCTGTTGCATCTAAAG GGGATCCTTCTCAAAAATTAGAAGATTTAGCAATACTACCAACAAATTCAAAA ATACAAATGAAACAAACACCAAAGGCAGAGCATGAGTTTGTTAAAAATGTTATGGATTTAGCAATACTACCAACAAATTCTGAA GAGTTGCTGAATGAAAAATCACTTGGGGAAACTGATACTATCATCAAACCTTCTCAAGTAAATAAT TTGGATGGATCAACATCAGAAAAAACAGCAGTTGCAACTATGTCCACCATTTCAGGAACAAAGAATGAGCCACCTATACAAGTGGTTGCTTCTAAACAAAAG GGACTGCAGGGTATTGAGGTTGAGATAGAAGGAGTTTCTAAGACTAATAATGATCAAG TTTCTCCAAATGGCGATGCTTTGATGAAAGTAAACTCAAATGTTGAGGAACAGTTTTCTAAGGATGATGAACTAATAGTTTCCAAATCTAAACCCTCATCTCCAATGCCTTCAATGCCTTCTAAAG GCAACCCTTCTCAAAAAGTAGAATTAAGTTCTTCTTTGCTTGTTAAGAGGGAGCTTGATGAGCTGGTCTCCAAGAATCATTTGAAGTATAAGAACTTGTCTTTGTTATCTGATTTTCTTGTTGCCAATCCATCTGTTTGTTTAAAGGACACTTCACTTAGTAATAGATACAAGGGATGTGCCTACAAATCACTAGCTAAGCTATTGAAATTCCTCAAAACCCATAGTTTGCTAGAAGTATCAGGCTCAAGCCACTCTGAATTTGTGGAGCTATTACAAGATGCGCGCAGCTTTGCTTTTGATAAGGAATGGTTGGATGGTGTTGAGAGGCGCGCTTTATTTCCTGAAATACAAGTATTTCCAGATGCCATGGAAAAGTTATTGGATTCTAAGAAAAAGATTACCAAGAATGTGGAAGATCTTAAGCATCAATTGACATCCTCTGAAGCTGATTTGGAGAGTATCATTCAACAAGAGGCAATTTTAAGTGCCCCTATTGGTTATTAG